In Salvia miltiorrhiza cultivar Shanhuang (shh) chromosome 4, IMPLAD_Smil_shh, whole genome shotgun sequence, the DNA window atttttaattaataagacATGTAATGACTTCGTTTTGTACAATATAGGTtagaaaaaagaataataattcTAATTAAATACATCGTGGCATTCGGGGAATTATACCAAATTTTCAGAGCTAAAAAAATGGACGAATCGTACaattaatataaagttgatagtttaaaatttaacaaatatttttaaagtGATAGTTATCCTTGTTTTTATGTTAATTAGTGGGTGTATAGGAATTGTGAAACCTTCCAAAGAAAAGTATTGGGTTTTCAGAATTTAATCCAATATTCAAGGCATGGCCCATTTTGGACCCACAGTCCAACTCAGTCCAAAATTTGTTGGGTTGAGTTAAGGTCAAAGTTCTAGGCCCATATTGCCACGTAGTAGGCCCAAATgccatttaatttaattggtaATAACTAAGAGTGGATAAAttatatacttaatatttaaaacAAGAAGTTCAACTCATTTATCCAAAAGCATTAcatatctaaaaaaaaattgtatgagATCGGcttatgaatttatttgataATGTCTATGAGATGGAAGTAGAGAGTCATATATGTTAGTTTTGTCACTTATAAGAATCTTGTTTAAATGTAAAAGTCTACAAAATTAAGTTAAATCAAAGAGAATTTTCAAGTTATATAAGAAAGTATATATAAAGTATTCGAACTTGAGAATTATTCGCGATAAATTGGGAGTGTCGTACGCAAATCGACCGAAAAATGAAATCGGGGcacttttttaatattttttttttgaaaattacttTTTTGACTACTAATACACCTTAATTAGCAAATAATTTATCAAcctaattttattaatgtgTCTGCAAACTGAATAAAGCACGAAAAACAAATAATGCATCTGAAAATTCGGACAAGACAAATTTAGTATTCCGATGTTACgaattaaagaaaaattatatactccctccgtccactaattcaaggccttctttcttttttgggacgtcaaccaactcaaggcctatccatttttagtaagtttttatttatatttaattagtgggtCTCAAAACAATAcacattttctccactcaactaataaacaatacattaattgtgggtctctttctccactcaactaataaaaatacacttttttttgaaacccgtgttttgctccttaagtcatgaattagtggacggagggagtagtaatttcattaaaaataaataaataagtcaTAAAAAAGTCAAACATAAGCCAaggtacatatatatatatggataaatcatataaataaataaagaattttttAATACCGTATTAGGATGATCTTGAAACTAGAACCTCAAATTTTGACATTAATCATTTACCGTTAGACCAACTCACGTACACATAAATCAAAGTAAATTAATTTACTGCACAGGTGTTACTTAGTACTCCctacgtcccactccaatatactcacttcttttgggcatggagattaagaaaacttactttttaatgGAGTGgtgtgtggtccacaccaattaagtacaacttttttaccaaaaaaaaatgaacctattgaagtgggacatcccaaaaaagaaaatgagcctattggagtgggacggagggagtaattccaGTCCCTCTAACAAGAAAAAATGAGCATTAATTTATTTGGGCAAATACACTAACTTAATTTAGTAATCAACAAATCTATGCGCGATCATACAGTGATCATTCACAAATACAGTGATCTATTTctgtaaataaaaataggattgaattattttattgtattgtctATATTGTACCTactttttttaaagaaaaattgcatctatatttttattttatttttttattaaaataaaaaaagttacaaaataattttaaaaaaatactatcatGTAGACAGTACAgtaaaccaattaaatcatagttctattttataaataaatcaatattttaCCTATTTAACTAATTTAAATTTGCGGGTGGCCAAATGTTATTTAGCATCACTCTTTAATAATATCACTTATGTATTACAAAATAATACTCATGCACATAAAAACACGCAGACACATATGCATATATACTTTCAAATttggaaaggaaaaaaaattaaaagaaataaagaaagaaaatgaaaagaaagcaatatgactattgtaatttatatttacctattttgtttaattaagaaAGTGATGATAGTTCACGGTAGTAAAATACAAGATTCAAACGGTAGAGTTGAAGTTAAATGCAAAAAGTAAGcaaataattgttttttttttttttggaagatAAGAATATAGCAAGTGTATATTACCTGCTGTTGAAGAGTGAATATGTGGGCGGCGCAGCCATAAACGGGATCCCTAACCCTAGCCAGCGCCTCGTAACAAAGCGTGACGACGGCGTCGAGGCGGCAGTGCGGCGGAATTCTCAGCAGCAATTTGGAGGCGTTGCTGGCTCCGAACACCCTGTGCACGGCGGCGAAGTGGGCGGTGCCCTGATCAGAGTCGAAATACGGTGCAAACACGCACCCTTTCACGCACTTACGTCGAAGAAACTTGCACGCACCACAAggccctccgccgccgccgccgccgccacctctgTCGCAGCTCATTGCTTTATGTTTCTTCTCAATTAGATAAATCTTTTGTTtagatgataaaaaataatccaCAATGCTTCCTTGCAACTttcatgttatatatatatactaaattTATTGGCTAAATATATAgagtttttttctttatttggtGGTGGGTCCGTTGATATATAGTACCGGCCAGGGTAggtttaatatttaattttttaaatgaacaTCTAGATATATGTAACCTAAAAGTTTGACTGTTTGTTTAAGTGGAAAAATATTTACTGCTGAATTGAGACGTGAGAGTGACccataaaaatagaaaagttaAAATTATCtcccattaaaaaaaaagttaaaatttgtAAATTACATTATCCAATCAAATaatcaacattttttttaaaactatactccctccgtccgccaaaagtaaaccatttttactatattgggcgtccgcaaagagtagaccactttccttttatggaaatggtcccaccacccactttaatcttttatccttacaaacactctttatttacaaaaaaactcaccccaaattcaatctcaaccacacatctcataaagtggtgggaccctttctccactacatcaaaatcatcaacaattttattaaatctcgtgcccaaccaaagtagtctacttttggcggacggagggagtaatacttttCAACACTGTTTTCAAAACATCACCCATACGTACGTCTTTTTTGAAAAatcgttttattatttttttttttctcattttctactcaccataatttttacttttcaaagtatttttttttctaaataaatGTGCATTATCCATCCACAATAATACTTTCTAGAAGAGAGTGACACATGTTTTAAAACGAAGTTGTTGAGTATATTAAAAGCGGTGAAAACAATAAATGTATTCACTCTCAAAAGCACATTAAGAATTGGTTCATATGATTAACTTATCTCCGCTAGTTCTCAATGTTCAAATCATATCACACATTCTTAAATCTGCATAATAGTTGTTTCCGATACGTCTCAAACTGCATAAttaaacatgtaaattattgccAAGATAATTTCATAAGAAATAAGCACTAGAAATCGTAAATCAAAAACTAAATGACAATATGTCATCAATAAATCAATCATACAAATTTAACCAATTATGCAGATCATAGACACTGGAAAAGAAAACTAATGAATAAATCaaagataaaattaattaaataaaactgataaatccataaaaaaatcaattggaCACctaaaatcttcaattttgcagaaaataaatctaacaaGAGACTGTATGTGCAGTGGTAGTGCATGGATAAAACGTAAAAACGCAGCAAAGTAAAGAAAGAgattgaaaataaatacatgtatGGATTTAATTTGTGATAATGAATTGCGTGAAGCAAACACGCTGAGCCATGCAATCACGGTCACAGCATTTCTTTCAACCGCCGCAGGTAGCcaccccccctctctctctctctctctctctctctctctactccccACGTGCGACACCTTCCCTCGTGAGACAGACATCCCATCGTCTTCCCCACTACTACCAAGTCCTTTCTGCTGTCAGTTCCatcagtctctctctctctctcacacacacacacactcaaacAGCGTTTTACTCACTGAAAACCCTAGCTAGTTGCTcctatttctaattaatttcttatttcaGACTTAGTAACATATTACTATAGCATCAGTTTAATTATTTACGAATactgaaatactccctccgtccatgaaagaacttcctaggagagagtgacacgggttttaagaaaaaatattgttgagtgtattgagagtggatcaaaggtagttgagtgtattgagagtagtgaaaaggtgttataattaatattggaagttgtttaaagtgaaaagtaagaggattataagtggtggggtatagtccaaaaataggtaggaagttcttttatggacgtcccaaaaagaaaagataggaagttctttcatggacggagggagtatgtattaGTTCGAATTTCTGGTTTTCATTGCTcaaattttttagtttttggaAAAATATCCGAAGAAAatgaaagtaaaaaaaattcaactcattaattataaattatgtgTACATGCTTTCCGCAAACGAGCTCCCATTTTGTATACGTTTCCTTTTTAATATATGTATCTTCATCTTAACTATACCTaattattatactccctccgtccctgaaatggcttcctctttggggacgacacgggttttaataaaaagttgtaaagtgtattgatagtgtagaaaaagtgatataattattattggaagttgtgaaaagtgttataattagtattgggagtggtgaaaagtgaaaagtaagaataaataaagtattgttagtggtggggtaggtttccaaaaatggaaagaaagaaagaggaagttatttgggggacgttccaaaatggaaaaagaggaagttattttagggacggagggagtatataaaaaaaaaaaaaaaaacttcgcctataaaaaagaaaattcgaTAAAGATAATTATATATGTTGCTACTCATGATCGAGTTGACAGAGAAGTAGCTAGTTTTACTATAACCGAGGTCATGTGATGATGAATCGTGATGGCAAAATGATAGTTGCTCTTTTTGTCCAATAATGATTGTAGGGATTTGTGGTTAATTAAAGGGACTCATAGTTCGTGATAGCAAAGTGtgtcaaataaatttaaattcgaATGTGACAACTTAATTATTTCTACAAAAACTTTATCATAAGTAAGTGGCCaaaatattactctctccaTCTATTAGAAAAAATCCTTTAAAAAGGaagatataaattttaataaaaataattaaatatactaacttaaaaaatagtgttaataatagtaattaattgcgaatattattaaaaaaaattgtgaacttttcaaaatgataaaaagaaaaagactatTTTTTATTGACGGAGAAaatatttatcaaattttcTAGGTTATATGTTTAGTTCGACTCCAAAATTGAACGTGGTGTAAGGTCAACTATAGATCTATCCATTATCAAACTAGTGAATATTAATCAAttcaattatatgtatatgttggtTAGAAGAATAATTAATTGTTTTtcttccaaaaagaaaaaagaaaaagtagaaAATAATATGGGCTCACACAAATCATTAATTGGTCATTTCAATCTATAGGGTgggaattaaataaaacaaccTAATTGAGTGAGTCCAAATTAAAAcagttgaaaaattatcggctTTGTAACACTCCCCACCAGCTTTAGAAAATAGGAgttattttttctcattttgctaTAGTTAGAAGAAAATAATCTATAAGATACTATCCTAcgatatattatttttaatatatcaatttatttatctattcttTATATGAatcaatttctttatttacaatatatttaactctttttttttgttgaaattcGTAACCTCTCCTActaatactactccctccgtcccaaatgaaatgtcttatttttcttttttgggctgttccaaacgaaatgtcctgttttcttttttggcaatgcACTTTCTCTCtacacttaatatttaaataattttcaccaacccactttatctactttatacacatttcttaatctctattacgaaaagaaataggacatttcgtttgggacggagggagtattatttagagaaagtggaaataataattaatcaagATAAGTGGATTTGGTGGGCCGCGCGGTGATAACGAAATTAATGCAGCCGTATGGGTCTAGTCCAAGTCAAGCCCACCACCAACATCGAGGTTGAAATTTTATCCCACGCCACACGTGGGCTACTCAGTTGGGCCCACAtatcatttaattaattatttgtgaAATACATTTATATACAGAAATAAATTATTGTTTCATTCTTTTAATCCTCGTAATTCAGAGTCGTATCGTACCAATGCTCTCCTTCGTgatgaaatgaaaatatttgttTGTCATAATCTTGAGTTAGGGTGGGGGAATGTGATAGTTAAAcgaattatttaatattaaaattatataaaagtgGGTTATATTAATTATTGAGGTACAAAATGCAtgcatgtgtatttttttttcagaattagctgtatacatattaaatattcaGTTAAcgatatttaattatgtgactacatttctttctttctttcttttttttttctttctttgagaAGAGAATATAATATATGACTACATTTCTTAGTATTTGCTATATttgacaaaaatatatatataaatgtctTTGAAATGATAAATCAATATGACTTTCACGGTATTAAGTCATGAAATTCTATGAGATTTGGGGTTGCTCATAGTAAAATACTTAAAAAGGGAAAGTGTAATTTAATTTCTATTCCATTTTTTTCTCTTAATTTTTCAAACATAATCCAACATGTAAATAGGTTCTTTTTTGTTCAACACCAGTTAAGGTTTGGACTACAATTATACTTCAtctgtcccattgatcttgtctcgtattccttttttgtttgttccACTGTCTTGTCTCATTTCTATAAATAGtaacaattaattaaacaataagaatttttaattacattctatctcatactttatcatcttctcttttctactttatcactttattacattttctttcctattttatcatatttcatctcctactttatcaattttatactttattacctacacatttaaaatactaataatactctccttaataaccgtgccaaaactaaatgggacaagcccaatGTAACGGAGGAAATATGATTTTGGGTAGGGTTATATATACTGTTGGAGTAGTGTAAGAATTTGGAAAGAAATAGTTGAAATCTGCAAAAAGTAGGGCCATATGGCAAAAGCAACGATCAAAGTTGAAGTGATTGCTCATAATTTTCCCCGTAACACTAAATGcttttttcactttatttctGCAAACCCATCTCGTAGGCTTTGGACCAAACAACCCGGCACAAAATTAATTGTTAAAAATCCATACTTTGCATTATAGATAAATATTAATAAGATTGAAAATTGTGTGACGTATCTTAGAGGGTGAATGCCTAGACCAATTAGGTTGTGGAAGATAAAGTTTTTACAGTCAATTGCGACATTGCAATACATGTTTTACTTTGTATAATGGAATATTGAATTTAGTTCGAATATGAGTTTATATGGTAAATTTAGTAATTTCATGATATGCGATGCAAGTGGATACGTCGTAGGAGTAGTCTTTAGGCAAAAGaacgaaaatgacaaaatttTCATGAAAATTAGTGTCATCGAGACTCTGACATTGACTACTTATATATTTTGTCTTTCTACAAATCAAGAAGTCAATGGCTAGCCAACTAGCAGATAAGTGATTGTCGGCTAGTCAATCAACGGCTACTTAGCCGGTTAGTTGACTAACCAGCAACTACTTGATTTGTCGATTGACAAAAATATTTCAAGCAGTCAATGTCAGAGTGTCATTGATTTTCACAATAATTAACGCAATGATAAAAtcttttttacttttcaaaGGCCTACAGAtcaattcattaatttttaaCACAAATCTAAATTTTTTATCTTCACAAAAGACCTCCTTAAATCACATTCATAAATAGCTTTGAAATTTTTTATTGTTCCAATACTtactatattaaatattaatataataaatctcATCAAATCACTGGGTGTTTTATCTCTTAATTTATAGTTTGAGTTAATTAAGTGTGtatttgttatcttttattgtAGGAATGTTTTAAAATTAGACTCGTTCCCTAATGCATATATGCTTATAGAAAATTACTAACCAAATCAGTAACATTTGCATATGGTGAAataagatttttaaaattaaaattaattaaatcttatttaagatcaattatgtcacaagaaaggTTGAATAGAAAGTATATTATCTATTGAAAGCGATCAATTattaatgataaaaaaaattaataaatacctTTGCAGTCGAAAAGACAAAAACattacaaatttattttatatattcatAGCATACGTTCTTAATTTTCTTGATTCAGTTCTAACAACTTATAAtctattttaaagatgttataaTCTCACCAAACATTATCTTAATCACAAAATAATCATGCGGCTAATGACGTAACCAAATTTCGAATTTGAACA includes these proteins:
- the LOC131022057 gene encoding LOB domain-containing protein 19-like, whose translation is MSCDRGGGGGGGGGPCGACKFLRRKCVKGCVFAPYFDSDQGTAHFAAVHRVFGASNASKLLLRIPPHCRLDAVVTLCYEALARVRDPVYGCAAHIFTLQQQVVNLQAELAYTQARISTLQCGPSLPILSSVADASPSSVDMVSFCSSVDQEVEDDGDLQSLAREYVSRYFPGVRFMPPTPH